A window from Suncus etruscus isolate mSunEtr1 chromosome 18, mSunEtr1.pri.cur, whole genome shotgun sequence encodes these proteins:
- the SOX4 gene encoding transcription factor SOX-4 has product MVQQTNNAENTEALLAGESSDSGAGLELGIASSPTPGSTASTGGKADDPSWCKTPSGHIKRPMNAFMVWSQIERRKIMEQSPDMHNAEISKRLGKRWKLLKDSDKIPFIREAERLRLKHMADYPDYKYRPRKKVKSGNASSASSSSSSSKQGDKGDHHHPHKVGASSCNSNSNCNSNAGSNCNGSKAAPKKSCASKVAGGTGGISKPYAKLILAGGKSAATAAAAASGSTTPSHSSAFAAAAEQVGTATLLPLGTTELYKARTPGSSNALVSSSSATSSAAAAAALQHHSSKHLVADGKKVKRVYLFGGLGGASAGTIGTPAVDPSDPLGLYEDGVGASCSPDGRSSSSSAGSSPAAGRSPAEHRGGPYAAGLRATSPAPSSAPSCHSSSSSSSSSSTSSLSSSSSSSGSSSSSSSDDEFEDDLLDLHPSSNFESMSLGSFSSSSAALDRDLDFNFEPGSGSHFEFPDYCTPEVSEMISGDWLESSISNLVFTY; this is encoded by the exons ATGGTGCAACAAACCAACAACGCGGAGAACACCGAAGCGCTCCTGGCCGGCGAGAGTTCGGACTCCGGCGCCGGCCTGGAACTGGGCATCGCGTCTTCGCCCACTCCCGGGTCCACGGCGTCCACGGGGGGCAAAGCCGACGATCCGAGCTGGTGCAAGACCCCCAGCGGCCACATCAAGCGGCCCATGAACGCGTTCATGGTGTGGTCGCAGATCGAAAGGCGCAAGATCATGGAACAGTCGCCCGACATGCACAACGCCGAGATCTCCAAGCGGTTGGGCAAGCGTTGGAAGCTCCTCAAGGACAGCGACAAGATCCCTTTCATCCGGGAGGCGGAGCGGCTGCGTCTCAAGCACATGGCCGACTATCCCGACTACAAATACCGGCCTAGGAAGAAGGTGAAATCGGGGAAT gcctcctccgcctcctcctcctcctcctcctccaagcaGGGGGACAAGGGAGACCATCACCATCCCCACAAAGTCGGCGCTAGTAGCTGCAACAGCAACAGTAACTGCAACAGCAACGCCGGCAGCAACTGTAACGGCTCCAAAGCGGCCCCCAAGAAAAGCTGCGCTTCCAAAGTGGCCGGAGGCACCGGGGGCATCAGCAAACCTTACGCTAAGCTCATCCTAGCCGGGGGCAAGTcggctgccactgctgctgcagCGGCCTCCGGCTCGACCACTCCTAGCCACTCCAGCGCCTTTGCTGCCGCCGCTGAGCAAGTAGGCACCGCCACCCTGTTGCCCCTGGGCACCACCGAGCTGTACAAGGCACGGACTCCGGGTTCCAGCAATGCCTTGGTCTCCTCCTCCTCTGCAAcctcttctgctgctgctgctgctgccttgcAGCACCACTCCAGCAAGCACCTGGTGGCCGATGGCAAGAAGGTGAAACGCGTCTACCTGTTTGGAGGCCTCGGGGGCGCTTCGGCGGGCACCATAGGCACCCCCGCAGTGGATCCCAGCGATCCACTGGGTTTGTACGAGGATGGGGTCGGTGCCAGCTGCTCCCCCGACggccgcagcagcagcagcagcgccgGGTCCTCCCCTGCTGCAGGCCGCTCGCCCGCAGAGCACCGGGGTGGGCCCTATGCAGCAGGCCTGCgggccacctcgcctgccccttCCAGCGCGCCTTCGTGCCactcgtcttcttcttcttcttcttcatcgtCCACGTCGTCTTTATCCTCCTCGTCGTCGTCGTCGGGCTCGTCCTCTTCGTCCTCCTCCGACGACGAGTTCGAGGACGACCTCCTCGACTTGCACCCCAGCTCGAACTTCGAGAGCAtgtcgctgggcagcttcagctCCTCGTCGGCGGCTCTCGACCGGGACCTGGATTTTAACTTCGAACCGGGTTCGGGTTCGCATTTCGAGTTCCCGGATTATTGCACCCCCGAGGTGAGCGAGATGATCTCGGGCGACTGGCTCGAATCCAGCATCTCCAACCTGGTTTTCACCTACTGA